The Undibacterium cyanobacteriorum genomic sequence AATGGACCTCGACGAATGCTTTGCGTTTTTCGATCGCTTTGAGAACGCGCTCTAAGAGCATATCTGCCGTAAATGGTTTGAGCAGATAGTCAGATGGTGCTAGCTCTGCGGCACTTACTACTTTCGCGTAAGCCCTCTCTGCCGTGACCATAATGAAAATGGTGGAGAGTGGCGTCAGTTTATGATGTCGTACGTCTTCCAGAAGTTGCTGGCCGTCTTGACCAACCCCAAGGTCGTATTCGCATAAAACCAAATCGAAGACTTTATTCTGGATAGCCCGTAAGGCCATACCTGCGGTCATCGCATGTTCAATTTTATTGATGCCACACAAATTCAGCATGTTGTGAAGACTGACGCGCATGCCAGCGTGCGGTTCAACCAAAAGCGCCCGAATTTCCCCAAGATTACTCATGAAAACCTTTAAGACATTTACTTAATTACTCAAATTGAATCATTCGCGTATCGATGTTAGGCAACTAAATAAAGCCTCTCAACTCAGTGAGGTGCGGCTTCTTTATTCTTTGTTTTAGCACATCGAAGTGCGCTTGTCGAAAGCAAAAAGCACCGTTTTTTTGAGATGTCGTCGCCTAAGGGTTGACGGTTATCTTATGGCAAAACTTTAACCGATTCTATTGGGAAAATGTAGCCGGACGGAAATTAGATGCAACTAGGAGTCAAAGGCGTCGCTGGAAAACGACGCTTGTCAGGAAAAGGGGAAGATTGTTGGCAAAATGTATATGATTATGAGTTTGGATCACAAAACTTTTGCAATCAACATGACCAAAAGCGTGATCAAGATCGTTGAGGCAAAAGGGATGGTGTAGATCTTTCCGAAAAGCTTGAAGCGTAGATCGCCGGGCAGTTTTCCGATCCCCATTTTCTGCAGCCAGGGCAATAGATTGGCAAAGATGATCAGGCCAATAAAAATCACAAACACCCAACGTATCATGTCAAAGTCCTTACGCTATTGATCGTGCAAAAGAATGGGGAAATATCACAGCCGATGGCGACGATCATGGCGCGCATATCCGGGGGCTAGTTCAGGGCCAGTGCTCATGACTAATACTTTGAACAGCTCGCCCATCTCTGCCGGTGAAATCAACTTTTGCAGCGCGTTGGCGCTTGGTAGATAGCGTCGGCTATCTTCTACGGGAATGCGAGCCATGATGTTGGTGATGCCCGCTTCCAGTAAAAAACCTGCTTGGCTACTATAGTGAGCAAGGTTCAATCCCTGTTCAAGGCCTGCGCGCGCTACCGCCGTGAAGTCGACGTGGGCGGTAATGTCTTGCAGTCCCGGTAAATAAAATGGGTCAGGGTGTGCGTGATGGCGGTAGTGGCACATCAGGCTTCCCTTATTGCGTTGTTCGACATAATACTCGTGCGCTGGAAAGCCGTAATCGAGCCACATACAGAGGCCATCATGACCAGTCGCGCGTTTGCCAGCCAACAGCATCTCACTAACGCTGCGCATAAAGCCGATGGCAACTGGGTGAATCTCACTGATATAGCCTTCGGGAAGCTGGTCTTCCTCAGGAATTTGTAGAATCAGCTCGGGACTTAACTGTATTGCTGGCATGCTTTGCAAGATGAAGTCGCCGGCCTCGTCAAGGCCCACACCAAGCAAATTCCAAGCAGCTTGATTTTTGATCACCAGTTCAATCGGCATTGCATCAAGCACCTCGTTGCCGAGCACCATACCGCTGAAGCTTGATGGCATTTCTGTCAACCATTCGACTTGCGGAAAAGCTTTTAAGCGTTCTTCTTGTCGCGCTCTCAGTTCGCCGGACAATTCCACGATAAAATAGCGGCTTACTGTGATTCCTGAATATTGGCATTCACTTAAGATGTCGTAAGCCAACTTACCAGAACCTGCGCCGAACTCCATAAGCTCGTTGCTACCGATGGATGAACTAGCCAAATGCGAGGCGAAGAAATGCGCCAGACTTGCGCCGAACAAAGAGCTCAATTCCGGTGCGGTGGTGAAATCACCATCAGGCCCTAGTTTGACTGAGCCGCCGCTGTAATAACCCAAGCCTGGGGTGTAGAGTGCCATTTCCATATAGCGGGAAAAGGGAATCACACCACCATGGTGTTGGATTTCAGCGCTGATCAGATCGCGTAATTGCGCGGAAGCGGCAAGGGCCTCAGGCGAAGCGGGTGGTAAGGCTAGTTTTTGGTGCGGAATAGGAATTAATTTTTGCATGTCGGCATTGTAGTAAAGATTTTGTGTGACGGTGCATTTAGTGAAAACATTTTCGCCTAGTAGTGCGCTACTGGCGCTAAGAAAGACTGCTATTGTGCGCACTGCGCATGATGCTGTTGGATGCGATGAAGTCGCTGTGGATGAGTTTGCCGTGGAGATCTTTCGCAAATCAATGATTTATTCGATTTCGAGGAGTTTTTGAAATCAGTAGCAACCAACAATCAGATGTAGAAGACGACATCATGGAACAAGCAAGTGAAATGGGCGTAGTGTTGATTACTGGCGCAGCGAAGCGGATTGGCCGTGTGATAGCTTTGCAGATGGCTAGGCGCGGTTGGGATGTGGCGATACATTTTGGCCGATCGCAAAGCGAAGCTGAACAAGTTGCACAGGAAATCCGTGGCATGGGACGCCGCGCTTGCTGTGTACAAGCCGAGCTTGGTGATGAAGCGCAAGTGCGCGCCATCGTGCCAAGTGTACTCGCACAATTAGGTCGACTCGATTGCGTCGTGAATAACGCCTCTTTGTTCGAGCCAGATACGGCGCAGGATTTCAGCCAAGCATGCTTAGACAAGCATATGCATGCCAACGTCATGGCGCCGATTTTGTTAGCACAGGCTTTACATGCTGAAGTGACAGCACGCGAGAATGGTGGAACTTCGTTTGTGCAGGGGGCTGCAAGTGTGATCAATATTTTGGATCAAAAATTATTCAATTTGAATCCCGACTATTTATCCTACACCTTGTCTAAAGCGGCACTGCAAAACGCCACCATTACCTTGGCGCAGGCGCTTGCTCCGCAGTTGCGTGTGGTCGGTATTGCGCCTGGTTTGTCGATGACTTCTGGCGATCAAAGTGACAGCGATTTTCAGGCGGCGCATCGCTTGACACCGTTGGGACGTTCTAGCACACCAGAAGATATTGCTGAAGCGGTGGCTTATGTGGCGCAAGCGCGCGCCATCACGGGCACGACCATTTTAGTTGACGGCGGACAGCACTTAATTCCGACCCAGCGTGATGTGATGTTTATCGCCAAAGGCTCTTCTGAGCTTCAAGGTAAATGAAGTTGATGGTGTTCGAGCGCATGAAGCATGAACACGACGACATCGTAGTGCACTTACACACAAGTATTTTTGATTAAATTTTAAAACGAATTTGAGAAGCGAATTTTTATGTTATCGATACTCCACCACCCACAACTCGCCGACTGCCGCCGTTTGTTCTTGCGCAATTACGAGGTCTCTATCAACATCGGCGTGCATGAATTTGAAAAGAAAGGTGAGCAGCGCGTATTGATCAATGTTGATTTGTATATTCCCCTTGCCTTGTCGACACCGAAAGAGGATCACTTGGATGAAGTGGTCGATTACGATTTTATGCGTGGCACGATTGCAGCGCGCGTTGCGCAGGGGCATATCCATTTGCAAGAAACCTTGTGCGACGATGTCGCCAAAATTATGTTAGCGCACCCACGCGTACGCGCGGTACGCGTATCGACTATGAAGCCAGATGTGTACCCAGATTGCGAAGGCGTTGGGGTTGAAGTGTTTCAGATTAAGTCTGAAGCTTAAAGTCTGGAACAGAGAATCAGAGTGAGAAAGTAAGAGAGTATGCAAGTAATATCAATGCCCGCCATGGCTGAAACAAGCAAGCCCGTCTCGACCAAGTCGGCGGAGAAAATCGCCTACGAGAATAACAAGCTGCATAAGCGTTTGTGCCGTTTAGTCGGACAAGCGATCGGTGACTTCAATATGATTGAAGACGGCGATAAGGTCATGGTCTGCCTCTCTGGCGGAAAAGATAGTTATGCCTTGCTCGACATCTTGATGACGCTGCGTCAGCGTGCACCGATTCAATTTGATATCGTGGCAGTCAATCTCGATCAAAAACAGCCGGGATTTCCTGAAGACGTGTTACCAGCTTATTTGACGCAGCTTGGTATTCCGTTTCATATCGAGAATCAAGACACTTACAGCATCGTGAAAAAGTTAGTCCCCGAAGGGAAGACCACTTGCTCTCTTTGTTCACGTTTGCGTCGTGGTATTTTGTATCGTGTTGCCGATGAATTGGGTGCGACCAAGATTGCATTGGGCCATCACCGCGATGACATCATGGAGACCTTCTTCTTGAATATGTTCTTCGGCGGTAAGCTCAAGGGCATGCCTGCCAAACTGCAGTCCGATGACGGTCGCCATATCGTGATTCGTCCATTGGCCTATGTGAAAGAGGCGGACACCGAGCGTTACGCCAAGGTCAAAAATTTCCCGATTATTCCGTGTAATTTGTGCGGCTCGCAAGAAAACCTACAACGTAAGCACGTTAAACAATTGATGCGCGAATGGGATAAGCAACACCCAGGCCGTGTCGATAATATTTTCTCGGCTTTGTCGACGGTTGTGCCATCGCATTTGATGGATAAAGATTTGTTTAATTTCCGCGATTTGAAATTGACAGGAGAGGCAGTGCCGAACGGTGATATCGCCTTTGATGAAGAACCGTGCAGCACGCCAGCGAACAGTGTGATTCGTCTGCAAATCGATCGCGATGATGATAGCGAAGACAGCGAAGGATAAGCTGCTTAATCGCAAGAGTTCTCGCTGATTCAACTTTTATCAAACCCTCGTACTACGATGTGCGAGGGTTTTTATGTTTTGAGGGTAGGGATTTCGTTCCCCATAACCGGATTTCATCTACAAATTCCGGCATTTCATCGCGTCTTTCACTCAAGCCATCAACTTGGTCTTAGACTTTGAACTTAGTAAGCTTGGCAAAGTCCAAGTGCTTTCGTGCTAAAACGATAATTTTCCTTGTGGGGTGGTGTATGAATCAAATCAGTGCGATTTTCCGTATGTTTTATGAACCTAGCGCGGCTTTCCGTGATTTGAAGGAAAAGCCTGCAGCATGGCTGGTGTTGGTCATGACGATTGTTCTGACGATTGGCGTGTTTGTCTGGTATTACACGACCGTTGATTTTCCTTGGTTAGTTGAACGATTCATCAGTGCACAACCCGATATGAAACCTGAGGTGCGCGAGTCAATGCCAACTTTTATGAATCGCAACACGATGATGTATTCGACCCTGATTTGGGTTTTAATTGCAACTCCCGTCTTCTATGCGCTGCACGGACTGTACTTTTTGATCGCCTCGCGCATTACGGATGGTGGTCTGAATTTCAAGCGTTCGTTTCATTTGGCGATTTGGGCTAGCGTACCAGCATTGTTAGGTATCCCATTAATGGCCTTGCAAGTGGCGACTGGTCATGGTCAAGTCGGTATGGAAGACCTCAATATGCTGTCCTTGAATTATCTTGTTACGCATCTCCCAATGGGTGATAAGTGGACGAGTTTTTTCAACAGTTTGAGCGTATTACATTTTTGGAGTATTTTCGTCGCTGCATCGGGTATCAAAGTGTGGACTGAAAAGAGCATCGCGACGAGTTTGACGATTGCTGCCTTACCGTATGCTGTGATTTATGGTTTGTGGGCCGCTAAGAACGCGTTTTTCTAATCGCATCCTTACCTCTTACTCCTCGCATTCTCACCCATTTAGTCATTAGAAGAAATTAGAAGACAACGGAACTCCTATGAAAAAGTCTAAGTTGATCGGTATTGTTGCGGTACTCGCGGTGATTGCGGTTCCAGTCGCTATCAAAATGAAAGGCAACAAGTCTGCGACCGAAGTTGAATTGACATCAGTCGCCAAGAAAGAGATTCAACCATCGATTCTCGCCTCGGGGAATTTCGTTTATCGACAGCAGGTGCAATTGAGTACCGAAGTGATGGGTAAGGTCTCTGAAGTATTGGTGAAGGAAGGTGACAAAATTACGCAAGGTCAAGTCTTGCTACGCCTTGACCCAACCTTGATTCAAGCAGAAGTCACGCAGCAGCGCGCCATGGTGCGTAGCGCCGAAGTGAATATCGATCGAGCACAGT encodes the following:
- a CDS encoding DUF2905 domain-containing protein, with the translated sequence MIRWVFVIFIGLIIFANLLPWLQKMGIGKLPGDLRFKLFGKIYTIPFASTILITLLVMLIAKVL
- a CDS encoding YIP1 family protein, which translates into the protein MNQISAIFRMFYEPSAAFRDLKEKPAAWLVLVMTIVLTIGVFVWYYTTVDFPWLVERFISAQPDMKPEVRESMPTFMNRNTMMYSTLIWVLIATPVFYALHGLYFLIASRITDGGLNFKRSFHLAIWASVPALLGIPLMALQVATGHGQVGMEDLNMLSLNYLVTHLPMGDKWTSFFNSLSVLHFWSIFVAASGIKVWTEKSIATSLTIAALPYAVIYGLWAAKNAFF
- a CDS encoding dihydroneopterin aldolase; protein product: MLSILHHPQLADCRRLFLRNYEVSINIGVHEFEKKGEQRVLINVDLYIPLALSTPKEDHLDEVVDYDFMRGTIAARVAQGHIHLQETLCDDVAKIMLAHPRVRAVRVSTMKPDVYPDCEGVGVEVFQIKSEA
- a CDS encoding SDR family oxidoreductase, whose amino-acid sequence is MEQASEMGVVLITGAAKRIGRVIALQMARRGWDVAIHFGRSQSEAEQVAQEIRGMGRRACCVQAELGDEAQVRAIVPSVLAQLGRLDCVVNNASLFEPDTAQDFSQACLDKHMHANVMAPILLAQALHAEVTARENGGTSFVQGAASVINILDQKLFNLNPDYLSYTLSKAALQNATITLAQALAPQLRVVGIAPGLSMTSGDQSDSDFQAAHRLTPLGRSSTPEDIAEAVAYVAQARAITGTTILVDGGQHLIPTQRDVMFIAKGSSELQGK
- a CDS encoding class I SAM-dependent methyltransferase, which produces MQKLIPIPHQKLALPPASPEALAASAQLRDLISAEIQHHGGVIPFSRYMEMALYTPGLGYYSGGSVKLGPDGDFTTAPELSSLFGASLAHFFASHLASSSIGSNELMEFGAGSGKLAYDILSECQYSGITVSRYFIVELSGELRARQEERLKAFPQVEWLTEMPSSFSGMVLGNEVLDAMPIELVIKNQAAWNLLGVGLDEAGDFILQSMPAIQLSPELILQIPEEDQLPEGYISEIHPVAIGFMRSVSEMLLAGKRATGHDGLCMWLDYGFPAHEYYVEQRNKGSLMCHYRHHAHPDPFYLPGLQDITAHVDFTAVARAGLEQGLNLAHYSSQAGFLLEAGITNIMARIPVEDSRRYLPSANALQKLISPAEMGELFKVLVMSTGPELAPGYARHDRRHRL
- the ttcA gene encoding tRNA 2-thiocytidine(32) synthetase TtcA, encoding MQVISMPAMAETSKPVSTKSAEKIAYENNKLHKRLCRLVGQAIGDFNMIEDGDKVMVCLSGGKDSYALLDILMTLRQRAPIQFDIVAVNLDQKQPGFPEDVLPAYLTQLGIPFHIENQDTYSIVKKLVPEGKTTCSLCSRLRRGILYRVADELGATKIALGHHRDDIMETFFLNMFFGGKLKGMPAKLQSDDGRHIVIRPLAYVKEADTERYAKVKNFPIIPCNLCGSQENLQRKHVKQLMREWDKQHPGRVDNIFSALSTVVPSHLMDKDLFNFRDLKLTGEAVPNGDIAFDEEPCSTPANSVIRLQIDRDDDSEDSEG